In a single window of the Coprothermobacter proteolyticus DSM 5265 genome:
- a CDS encoding TRM11 family SAM-dependent methyltransferase, protein MSLKVKCPICGYKCTKTEYAKHLESYHVEDYQRIVDEINKDIKNGMSIKDVAQKNSLTERFVKGVLGYRTLVKEEMTNYNVSKAKTEIWEPEDFSLETTTVWGFPDRGDWATHSGKYRGNWSPYIPRNVILRYSNENDVVLDQFVGSGTTLVEAKLLGRRGLGVDINPDAVKLALSNVNFEHKCGLADVHIGDARNLDFVKDSSIDLICTHPPYSNIIKYSDNIEGDLSHYDIPEFLKEMYKVASESYRVLKRGRFCAVLMGDTRRKGNIIPLGFRVMEVFCKAGLTLKEIVIKEQHNCTSTGYWKKQSIKYNFLLIAHEYLFIFKK, encoded by the coding sequence ATGTCGCTAAAAGTGAAGTGTCCTATATGTGGCTATAAATGCACCAAGACGGAGTATGCAAAACATCTTGAATCGTACCACGTTGAAGATTATCAGCGTATCGTAGACGAAATAAACAAAGATATAAAGAATGGCATGAGCATAAAAGATGTAGCGCAAAAGAATTCCTTGACTGAAAGGTTCGTAAAAGGTGTGCTTGGTTATAGGACATTAGTAAAAGAAGAAATGACAAATTATAATGTTAGCAAAGCAAAAACTGAAATATGGGAGCCTGAGGATTTTTCTTTGGAAACAACTACTGTATGGGGTTTTCCTGACAGAGGTGATTGGGCAACTCATTCTGGCAAATACCGGGGTAACTGGTCACCTTATATACCCAGAAATGTGATATTGAGATATTCAAATGAAAATGATGTTGTACTGGATCAGTTTGTAGGAAGTGGGACTACACTTGTGGAGGCAAAGTTATTGGGAAGAAGGGGGTTAGGCGTCGATATAAACCCCGATGCAGTAAAACTTGCGCTGTCAAATGTTAATTTTGAACATAAGTGCGGCTTGGCTGACGTACATATTGGAGATGCAAGAAACCTCGATTTCGTAAAAGATAGTAGCATTGATCTTATCTGCACTCATCCGCCATATAGCAATATTATCAAATATAGCGATAATATAGAGGGAGATCTTTCACATTACGACATACCTGAATTTTTAAAAGAAATGTATAAAGTAGCGTCAGAATCATATAGGGTCCTAAAAAGAGGTAGATTCTGCGCTGTTCTTATGGGTGATACGCGCAGAAAGGGTAACATTATACCTCTTGGTTTTAGAGTTATGGAAGTATTTTGCAAAGCGGGGCTTACTCTAAAGGAGATCGTCATAAAGGAACAGCACAACTGTACTTCAACAGGCTACTGGAAAAAGCAGAGCATAAAATATAATTTTTTGCTAATAGCGCACGAATATCTATTTATATTTAAAAAATAG
- a CDS encoding type II restriction endonuclease codes for MKYSNLFYKLISCKDEDDVFEYLIRNLKETIISWDFFVAWEKVINKVEDIEISLNLLNYLVGKENITEKFAELVSKYPEVIDVLPVLVAWRAKNVKVLDPLDDNIFNYKEYSFEKKSSYTTEEIASLTEFADKTGLLAMFKNENIKSVVDYVTGVEVGLDTNARKNRSGAAMEMITELLIKRICAKNRYNYISQATAHKINELFGYEVKVDKSERSFDFAIDNGDKLYLVETNYYGGGGSKLKAVAGEFVTLCRFLKRETPQHTFIWITDGLGWKTAKKPLREAFDEVDYILNLSMLENGVLENIILEGL; via the coding sequence ATGAAATATAGCAACCTATTTTATAAACTTATAAGTTGCAAGGATGAGGATGATGTATTTGAATACCTTATAAGAAATTTGAAAGAAACTATTATAAGCTGGGATTTTTTTGTAGCATGGGAAAAAGTGATTAACAAGGTGGAGGATATAGAAATCTCGCTTAACTTGCTTAACTATCTCGTTGGGAAAGAGAATATAACCGAAAAGTTTGCAGAGCTTGTCTCAAAGTATCCGGAGGTAATTGATGTTTTGCCAGTACTTGTTGCATGGCGAGCGAAAAACGTTAAAGTGCTCGACCCTCTTGATGATAATATCTTTAATTACAAAGAATACTCTTTTGAGAAAAAGTCTTCATACACAACTGAAGAAATAGCATCATTGACCGAATTTGCAGATAAGACAGGCCTGCTTGCTATGTTTAAAAATGAGAATATAAAAAGCGTCGTAGATTATGTTACTGGTGTCGAAGTTGGCCTTGATACGAATGCAAGGAAGAATAGAAGTGGTGCGGCTATGGAAATGATAACCGAGCTATTGATAAAAAGGATTTGCGCCAAGAATCGCTATAATTATATTTCACAAGCTACTGCTCATAAAATAAATGAATTGTTTGGTTATGAGGTAAAAGTTGATAAATCGGAGCGTTCATTCGATTTCGCCATAGACAATGGGGATAAGCTTTATCTTGTCGAGACGAACTACTACGGTGGAGGAGGCTCTAAGTTAAAAGCAGTGGCAGGAGAATTTGTGACTTTGTGTAGGTTTTTAAAAAGAGAAACGCCGCAGCATACCTTTATTTGGATAACAGACGGCTTGGGCTGGAAGACGGCAAAAAAACCATTGAGGGAAGCGTTTGATGAAGTCGATTATATATTAAACCTCTCCATGCTGGAAAACGGAGTGTTGGAGAACATTATATTGGAAGGACTATAA
- a CDS encoding DNA adenine methylase, with translation MRKTAFNDVSVTLARPFVKWAGGKAQLLDTFRDYYPRALQTGRVKRYIEPFVGGGAVLFDILQSYNVKEAFVFDINEDLINAYNVVKYCVNELIEILSFLEREYLRADEEERKHMYYDIRNLYNNANKQPGLNVERAAQFIFLNHTCFNGLYRVNKAGLFNVPAGRYKNPKIYDEENLYSVSNVLKKVSIFAADYKASLNYVDKDSFVYIDPPYRPLTATARFTSYSRYDFTDDDQIELAQVFREMNKMGALLMLSNSDPKNVDLNDSFFDELYKDFHIYRVYAKRSINAKADGRASISELIVTNYKVKRGVYEI, from the coding sequence ATGAGAAAAACTGCTTTCAACGATGTGTCGGTAACCCTGGCACGCCCGTTTGTTAAATGGGCTGGCGGTAAAGCTCAACTATTGGATACCTTTAGGGATTATTATCCCAGAGCACTTCAGACTGGCCGGGTTAAAAGATATATCGAACCCTTTGTTGGTGGAGGCGCTGTGCTGTTTGACATTCTGCAAAGCTATAATGTTAAGGAAGCCTTTGTTTTTGACATTAACGAAGATTTGATAAATGCTTATAATGTTGTAAAATATTGCGTTAATGAGCTCATTGAGATACTTTCATTTTTGGAACGGGAATACTTGAGGGCGGATGAAGAAGAACGTAAGCATATGTATTATGATATTAGGAATTTATACAACAATGCCAATAAACAGCCGGGCTTGAATGTGGAAAGAGCCGCTCAATTCATATTTCTCAATCACACATGCTTTAATGGTTTGTATAGAGTAAATAAGGCGGGACTTTTCAATGTGCCGGCGGGGCGCTATAAAAATCCTAAAATCTACGACGAAGAAAACCTATATTCGGTTAGCAATGTGCTTAAAAAAGTTAGTATATTCGCTGCTGATTATAAGGCGAGCTTGAATTATGTAGATAAGGATAGCTTTGTCTACATTGATCCGCCATACAGGCCGCTTACTGCTACAGCCCGTTTTACATCATATAGCAGATATGACTTTACCGATGACGATCAAATCGAGTTAGCTCAAGTCTTTAGAGAGATGAATAAGATGGGTGCTTTGCTAATGCTCAGCAACTCTGATCCGAAAAACGTTGATTTAAATGATAGCTTTTTTGACGAATTATATAAGGATTTTCATATTTATAGAGTTTACGCTAAGCGCAGCATCAATGCTAAGGCCGATGGAAGGGCGAGCATTAGTGAGCTGATTGTGACAAATTATAAAGTAAAAAGAGGAGTATATGAAATATAG
- the cas2 gene encoding CRISPR-associated endonuclease Cas2, translating to MYVIMVYDVGEERVAKVLKTGRKYLTWIQNSVFEGQITESKLEKLKTELKKIIEPEKDSIIFFKLREAYLTKKEIIGREKHDTSNII from the coding sequence ATGTATGTGATAATGGTCTACGATGTTGGAGAAGAACGCGTTGCGAAGGTTCTAAAGACGGGGAGGAAGTATCTTACATGGATTCAGAATTCTGTTTTTGAGGGACAAATTACAGAATCGAAGTTGGAGAAACTCAAGACGGAACTTAAGAAAATAATAGAGCCAGAAAAGGATAGTATCATATTCTTCAAACTTAGAGAAGCCTACTTGACGAAAAAAGAGATTATTGGTCGAGAAAAGCATGACACCTCTAACATCATATAA
- a CDS encoding stalk domain-containing protein gives MKNSRFRRITVVAICAFLLCTLLGTSTQVINVQAQTSNSPIPIYIQGQKKSFDSLPILRDGRVFLPIRYISEYFGAQVTWNDQTKTVTVKQGSKTISLQIGNSIAQIDGKEVSLDVPAFINGARTYVPLRFIGEAFGRYVDWDQTERAVYIDTDAVSSTMQMSFGGKTFNVKVVKVFLNNPHVDLKIAYGQNQIGLTESLLSMAQRSNAIAAINGTFFRAYETTNPKEPSGNLIIDGRIEHLCFRDKPATTFGFTKDGRADIGLIGMKIEGLYVELAPDMEPWIMDMGWYVGTINRSPQYWSTVGSINLYTPKRGSTTRAYNGGTNVIVRNNTVTQVIHGDNVSIPRDGYVINIYGSEKKYEDRFHVGTVLRYIDNYYVYNGNPDIWQQGVIEGALSAGPHLITDGKITVNPEAENYTIPKITEYSMSRSALGLTKDNKLLMVTVSSAKIEDLATIMQKLGAYNAMNIDGGASSGLYYKGKLLTTPGRDLSNALVVIRK, from the coding sequence GTGAAGAACTCACGTTTTAGAAGGATTACGGTTGTTGCAATATGCGCCTTTCTTCTTTGCACGCTTTTAGGAACATCTACCCAGGTTATAAACGTGCAAGCCCAAACCAGCAACTCTCCCATACCTATTTACATACAGGGGCAGAAGAAGAGTTTTGATAGCCTTCCTATCTTAAGAGATGGGCGTGTCTTTCTGCCAATACGTTATATTTCTGAATATTTCGGCGCTCAGGTGACATGGAACGATCAAACTAAGACCGTAACGGTAAAGCAAGGTTCAAAGACTATTTCTTTGCAAATTGGTAACTCGATAGCGCAAATTGATGGGAAAGAGGTTTCTCTGGATGTACCCGCCTTTATAAACGGGGCACGAACTTACGTACCGCTGCGGTTTATTGGCGAAGCCTTTGGTAGGTATGTAGATTGGGATCAAACAGAGCGTGCTGTGTACATAGATACAGATGCCGTTTCCAGCACTATGCAAATGTCTTTTGGCGGAAAAACGTTCAATGTAAAGGTTGTGAAGGTTTTTCTTAACAACCCTCATGTAGATCTAAAGATTGCTTATGGTCAAAACCAGATAGGCCTAACAGAATCACTTCTAAGCATGGCACAGCGTAGCAATGCTATTGCTGCTATAAATGGAACGTTCTTCAGAGCTTATGAAACCACCAACCCGAAGGAGCCCTCTGGGAACCTGATCATAGATGGTAGAATCGAACATTTGTGCTTCCGTGACAAACCAGCCACTACTTTTGGCTTTACAAAAGATGGTAGAGCAGACATAGGTCTGATTGGCATGAAAATAGAAGGACTGTACGTCGAGCTCGCGCCTGACATGGAACCATGGATAATGGACATGGGTTGGTACGTCGGAACCATAAACAGGTCCCCTCAGTACTGGAGTACGGTAGGGTCGATAAACCTGTATACGCCCAAGCGTGGCTCCACGACACGTGCGTACAACGGTGGCACGAACGTCATAGTAAGAAACAATACAGTAACGCAGGTCATACACGGGGACAATGTGAGCATACCCAGAGATGGTTACGTAATCAACATCTACGGCAGTGAGAAAAAATACGAGGACAGATTCCATGTAGGGACTGTGTTAAGGTACATTGACAATTACTACGTCTACAATGGGAACCCGGATATCTGGCAGCAGGGTGTAATCGAGGGCGCCTTGAGTGCAGGTCCACACCTCATTACCGATGGCAAGATAACGGTGAACCCGGAAGCAGAAAACTACACCATACCCAAAATCACAGAATATTCCATGTCACGCAGTGCGCTTGGTCTGACAAAAGATAACAAGCTCCTCATGGTGACCGTAAGCAGTGCGAAAATAGAGGACTTAGCAACAATTATGCAAAAACTGGGTGCTTACAATGCCATGAACATTGATGGTGGAGCTTCCAGTGGTTTGTATTACAAAGGGAAACTGCTTACAACTCCTGGCAGAGATCTTAGCAATGCACTGGTGGTAATCAGGAAATAA
- a CDS encoding M56 family metallopeptidase yields the protein MLETLFQKVLQVSMSTSIVIGVLLLLLPLINRSYSAKWRYLVWLIIAVRLLIPFSPSIAGEAPVTIPSVSQNVQIPIPLPANTNLSEQTNIIPTQPTPVVTPNSSAVRTITLADLLPVIWLIGAILFMTYYFAGYIVFRKSAMRFSEIVEDEQTLATFSQMKQEMGTKGNIELIRSKKVQSPMITGFVKPIFLLPYVEYSEADLELIMKHELIHYKHKDIWNKLVMVVANAVHWFNPLVYVMRYRSNADIEMACDSELVEGTGTEFRKQYSETILSAIHKGRERETVFSTYFYGGVKTMKERLGNIFDGGGKRGGIVALCLVVAAVIVIGALVACGGSTAAELTAEEKAQITELLDNFGRELTNVTIIDPENVVAEQIKEHYTPYLTSNLLSKWVLDPSLAMGRTTSSPWPDRIEVDSMEKVDSDRIKVQGYVVWVASGGQNGLKVTAKVPAVFFVKKDSSTGKFLIDNAFSNKYAFYDTEELTKMLQSVLPEAGSQSEPFIVATWPLIDGSEEEIALAYMGTGGAYVDYYTLCIGQDDKLALANFKDEDGAVGPHVFAEGASVKHEVRLSVYNASPLNFYVYQYQVDRDDSDAISNIDVEAYRWNMDAQVFEFDADASQQFKEELENSLDVDKVILAQLSNALREALVANYSPYYKDIGIHLTLDPRADSFTVKDGVASAILDANITATLKAEKLEDMPFVKGMLDYLESVRSTLTDAQLDAANDVIDDWKSELSGYIGKPEPTSYATYKVVARVDDSGNIDKDTVKFYIEQPSTTGSGFEFYPVPDPMFDSEETLYRNGQNAVKEAIEKAGK from the coding sequence ATGCTTGAGACCTTATTTCAGAAAGTACTTCAGGTCTCTATGAGCACATCAATAGTTATAGGCGTGCTACTACTATTACTGCCACTTATAAACCGTAGTTACAGTGCTAAGTGGCGCTATTTAGTATGGCTCATTATAGCTGTCAGACTGCTTATACCATTTAGTCCAAGCATAGCTGGTGAAGCGCCTGTAACCATACCATCGGTAAGTCAGAATGTGCAGATTCCTATTCCACTACCAGCTAATACAAACTTGAGTGAGCAAACAAACATTATACCGACGCAACCCACTCCTGTGGTAACGCCAAACAGTTCAGCGGTGCGCACAATCACGCTGGCAGACCTACTGCCTGTGATCTGGCTGATTGGAGCAATATTGTTCATGACTTACTACTTTGCAGGTTACATAGTGTTTAGAAAGTCGGCAATGCGTTTTTCAGAAATTGTAGAGGACGAGCAAACATTAGCTACTTTTAGCCAAATGAAACAAGAGATGGGCACAAAAGGGAACATAGAACTAATCAGGAGTAAGAAGGTACAGAGTCCCATGATAACAGGATTCGTTAAGCCTATTTTTCTACTACCGTATGTTGAGTACAGTGAAGCGGACTTAGAACTGATCATGAAGCATGAGCTCATCCACTACAAGCACAAAGATATATGGAACAAATTGGTTATGGTAGTAGCAAATGCAGTGCATTGGTTCAACCCGCTAGTGTATGTAATGCGGTACAGAAGCAACGCGGACATTGAGATGGCATGTGACAGTGAGCTAGTAGAGGGGACGGGCACAGAGTTTAGAAAGCAGTACAGTGAGACGATACTGTCGGCTATACATAAGGGAAGGGAAAGAGAGACAGTATTTTCCACTTATTTTTACGGGGGAGTGAAAACCATGAAAGAGAGGCTGGGAAACATATTTGATGGAGGGGGAAAAAGAGGAGGCATTGTTGCTTTATGCCTTGTAGTAGCTGCGGTTATCGTCATTGGTGCGTTGGTTGCCTGTGGAGGTAGCACAGCAGCAGAACTTACCGCGGAAGAAAAAGCTCAGATTACAGAACTCCTTGACAACTTTGGTCGTGAGCTGACGAATGTAACAATAATAGACCCAGAGAATGTTGTAGCTGAGCAGATAAAAGAGCATTACACGCCTTATCTGACATCTAACCTACTATCAAAATGGGTTCTTGATCCTTCTCTGGCAATGGGAAGGACGACGTCAAGCCCTTGGCCTGACCGAATAGAAGTAGACTCTATGGAGAAAGTTGATAGCGACAGGATAAAGGTTCAAGGCTATGTGGTCTGGGTTGCCAGTGGTGGGCAAAATGGGCTTAAAGTTACAGCTAAAGTTCCTGCTGTGTTCTTTGTAAAGAAAGATTCTTCAACAGGTAAATTTCTCATTGACAACGCCTTCAGTAACAAATATGCGTTCTATGACACAGAGGAGCTGACTAAGATGCTTCAAAGCGTTTTACCAGAAGCTGGATCACAAAGTGAGCCTTTTATTGTAGCTACGTGGCCTCTGATTGATGGTAGCGAAGAAGAAATTGCGCTTGCTTACATGGGTACGGGTGGTGCTTATGTGGACTATTACACCTTATGTATAGGTCAGGATGATAAACTGGCGTTGGCAAACTTTAAAGATGAAGACGGAGCTGTCGGACCCCATGTGTTTGCCGAAGGTGCATCTGTCAAGCATGAGGTAAGACTTAGCGTGTACAACGCATCTCCGCTTAATTTCTACGTTTATCAATATCAGGTTGACAGAGATGATAGTGACGCTATCAGCAACATAGACGTTGAAGCCTATCGATGGAATATGGATGCTCAAGTTTTCGAGTTTGATGCCGATGCTTCTCAGCAGTTTAAAGAGGAATTAGAAAACAGTTTGGATGTAGATAAGGTAATACTTGCTCAGCTGTCCAATGCGTTGCGAGAAGCGCTTGTAGCAAATTATTCCCCATATTACAAGGACATAGGTATCCATTTAACACTTGACCCAAGAGCTGATTCTTTCACAGTGAAGGATGGCGTTGCCAGTGCTATTTTAGACGCCAATATTACTGCGACATTGAAAGCAGAAAAACTTGAAGACATGCCTTTTGTAAAAGGTATGCTGGATTATCTCGAGAGTGTAAGATCTACTCTTACAGATGCTCAGCTAGATGCTGCAAATGATGTCATCGACGACTGGAAGTCGGAACTTAGTGGTTATATTGGCAAGCCAGAGCCTACTTCTTATGCAACTTATAAGGTTGTAGCGAGGGTTGACGATAGCGGGAATATAGATAAAGATACTGTGAAGTTCTATATTGAACAGCCTTCCACAACCGGAAGTGGTTTTGAGTTTTATCCAGTTCCCGACCCAATGTTTGATTCTGAGGAGACCTTATATCGAAATGGACAAAATGCTGTTAAAGAGGCCATAGAGAAAGCAGGGAAGTAG
- a CDS encoding BlaI/MecI/CopY family transcriptional regulator, whose protein sequence is MKKSIRRLPDSELEIMKIIWDAKEPVTSAYISEKLKGKKDWKITSILTFLARLTEKGFIECKREGKVNIYRPLISEQEYLEKESKSILEKLYNNSLTNFVASLYNSNAIAEDELKELQEFIEELTRGE, encoded by the coding sequence GTGAAAAAGTCCATAAGGCGTCTCCCGGATTCTGAACTGGAGATCATGAAGATCATTTGGGATGCAAAAGAGCCTGTGACATCTGCTTACATAAGCGAGAAGCTGAAGGGCAAAAAGGATTGGAAGATTACATCTATACTTACGTTTCTTGCGAGGTTAACAGAGAAGGGGTTTATTGAGTGCAAGAGAGAAGGGAAGGTAAACATCTACAGACCGCTGATCAGTGAGCAGGAATACTTAGAGAAAGAAAGTAAGAGCATCTTGGAAAAGTTGTACAACAACTCTCTAACGAATTTTGTGGCATCGCTTTATAACAGCAACGCCATAGCTGAGGATGAGTTAAAGGAGCTCCAGGAGTTCATAGAGGAGCTTACAAGGGGGGAATGA
- a CDS encoding DUF1538 domain-containing protein yields the protein MSKFLAKLKEVSFSVIPVTVMVLILHFTVIPMETTLVFRFLIGAALIILGLTFFLMGVDSSITPIGSITGSTVSKSNKIWAVIISGLLLGFFICIAEPDLHILAGQVHSITAGSIAKSSIVLIVSLGIAAMLALGLVRIIRDVPLQRVLLILCGIIFALGLFVPPEFLAIAFDASGAATGATTVPFILALAAGVSSLKKDRESADKERFGLVAITFAGPTIAIMLMSILSKADRITGALPIAAVESSSVLGLFIAMLPSIAREALIAILPIFVVFLVFQVVAFKLPKASVKNILSGMLLTFIGLVMFLLGANAGFMEVGNAVGYNIALLDNKGLLILIGFIIGVVTVLAEPAAYVLVDEVEQVTNGNLKRSAVLFTLSLGVGAAVSLSMVRILIPQVQLWHYLLPGYIISLAMTYFVPELFYGIAFDSGAVVSGPMTATFILAFAHGVADAVEHASLLVDGFGIVAMVAMTPIIALQILGFIYNRKPNVEEPITEQEPICITFEADV from the coding sequence TTGAGCAAGTTTTTAGCAAAACTCAAAGAAGTCAGCTTTTCTGTAATACCTGTAACAGTGATGGTACTAATTCTGCATTTCACGGTAATTCCCATGGAAACGACATTGGTTTTTAGATTTCTTATAGGTGCGGCACTGATAATCTTGGGTTTGACGTTTTTCCTCATGGGTGTCGATAGTAGTATTACACCTATTGGTAGCATAACTGGGTCCACAGTTTCTAAATCAAATAAGATCTGGGCCGTTATTATAAGTGGCTTGCTACTGGGTTTCTTCATATGCATTGCGGAACCCGATCTACACATTTTGGCTGGACAAGTACACAGCATCACAGCAGGATCAATCGCAAAGAGTAGCATCGTATTAATTGTTTCGCTGGGTATAGCAGCCATGCTTGCTTTGGGCCTAGTTAGAATAATACGTGATGTTCCCCTTCAAAGAGTACTTTTAATACTCTGTGGCATCATATTCGCTCTCGGTTTGTTCGTTCCACCAGAGTTTCTTGCCATTGCCTTCGATGCTTCGGGGGCTGCCACTGGAGCTACTACGGTTCCTTTTATACTAGCTTTGGCGGCAGGAGTATCCAGCCTAAAGAAGGACCGAGAAAGTGCTGATAAAGAGCGCTTCGGTCTGGTCGCTATAACTTTTGCAGGACCGACTATTGCCATTATGCTAATGAGCATTCTGTCTAAAGCTGATAGAATCACAGGTGCCCTTCCAATTGCTGCTGTTGAATCTTCCTCGGTATTAGGTCTCTTTATTGCAATGCTGCCTTCCATAGCACGGGAAGCCCTAATAGCAATACTTCCCATATTTGTTGTGTTTCTGGTCTTCCAAGTAGTAGCATTCAAACTACCAAAGGCTTCTGTGAAAAACATCTTATCTGGCATGTTGTTAACCTTTATCGGCTTAGTTATGTTTCTGTTAGGAGCCAATGCGGGTTTCATGGAAGTTGGAAACGCCGTGGGCTACAACATCGCCTTGCTAGACAACAAAGGCCTGCTCATCCTTATTGGTTTCATTATTGGCGTGGTTACAGTGCTTGCCGAACCCGCTGCTTATGTTTTAGTGGATGAGGTCGAGCAAGTAACCAACGGCAACCTAAAGAGAAGCGCCGTATTGTTTACCTTGTCTTTGGGCGTGGGAGCTGCCGTGTCTTTGTCCATGGTGCGGATTCTAATCCCGCAGGTGCAGTTGTGGCACTACTTGCTTCCTGGATACATCATTTCCCTCGCTATGACCTACTTTGTTCCTGAACTTTTCTACGGTATTGCATTTGACTCTGGCGCGGTAGTGTCAGGTCCAATGACAGCAACATTCATTTTGGCATTCGCACATGGCGTAGCTGATGCTGTGGAGCACGCCAGTCTCCTGGTTGATGGATTTGGCATTGTTGCCATGGTAGCGATGACTCCCATCATTGCACTACAAATACTTGGCTTCATTTACAACAGAAAACCTAACGTAGAAGAACCAATAACTGAACAAGAGCCTATATGCATCACATTTGAGGCTGACGTCTAA
- a CDS encoding GmrSD restriction endonuclease domain-containing protein has translation MSEVLFNQVSFPVKKLVQDIEVGQIGLPNIQRPFVWPTIKVRDLLDSMYKGYPIGYLLFWKNGFSGDHRVIGMDQKQVSPELLIVDGQQRLTSLYAVMKAVPIIDKDFRTTRIRIAFNPIEEKFEVTNPAIERDIQWIPDISVLWDPKTNSYAFITEYLQRLRSQYELTDQQEKTIPDAINNVIKLSEYPLTALEISSSVNEEDVSEIFVRINSKGTALNQADFILTLMSVFWDDGRKELEDFCRRAKSPPSGREASPFNYYFRPSPDQLLRVSVALGFRRARLEYVYSILRGKDLQTGEFSPERRDAQFAVLKEAQSYTLNLQNWHDFFKVLLYAGYQSDQLISSEMAVVYSYALWLIGKRDFRIDDNALRRIIAKWFFMSSLTGRYSSSPESRMEQDLALLRGKTTPQEFVDVLEQQINAVLTSDYWRFTLPNELETSAAQNTGQFAYYAALCLLDAPVLYSKLKVADLLKPGINAKRKAIERHHLFPRKYLERTGIRDRRLINQVANYALVEWGDNDKISDLPPKEYAPKYESVLTDEELERMYDLHALWKGWYETDYIDFLKERRKRIAAIVERGFQSL, from the coding sequence ATGTCTGAAGTGCTTTTCAATCAGGTGAGTTTCCCCGTGAAAAAGCTGGTGCAGGACATAGAGGTAGGGCAAATCGGTTTGCCAAACATACAGCGTCCCTTCGTTTGGCCCACTATCAAGGTCCGAGATCTTCTTGATTCAATGTACAAAGGCTATCCCATTGGTTATTTGCTTTTCTGGAAAAATGGTTTTAGCGGAGACCATAGAGTTATTGGAATGGATCAAAAGCAGGTGAGTCCTGAACTACTCATCGTCGACGGTCAACAGCGTTTGACTTCACTTTACGCCGTAATGAAAGCAGTACCTATTATCGATAAGGATTTTCGCACAACGCGTATACGCATAGCCTTTAACCCCATAGAAGAAAAGTTTGAAGTAACTAACCCTGCAATTGAAAGAGACATACAGTGGATACCTGATATTAGCGTACTGTGGGATCCAAAAACAAATTCCTATGCCTTCATAACTGAGTATCTTCAGCGCCTACGTTCGCAATATGAGTTAACCGACCAACAAGAGAAAACTATCCCGGATGCTATAAACAACGTAATCAAATTAAGCGAATACCCGTTGACTGCATTAGAAATTTCTTCCAGTGTAAACGAAGAAGATGTATCGGAAATATTCGTTCGCATTAATAGTAAAGGGACAGCATTGAATCAAGCCGATTTTATATTGACATTGATGTCAGTTTTCTGGGACGACGGTAGAAAAGAGTTAGAAGATTTTTGCAGACGCGCAAAGTCTCCTCCCTCCGGTAGAGAAGCATCACCGTTCAACTACTATTTCCGGCCAAGTCCAGATCAATTGCTTCGCGTAAGCGTGGCACTGGGCTTTCGTAGAGCCAGACTTGAATACGTATACTCCATATTACGAGGAAAAGACTTACAGACCGGAGAGTTTTCTCCTGAGCGTCGCGACGCCCAGTTCGCCGTACTTAAAGAAGCTCAATCATACACACTAAATCTTCAAAACTGGCATGATTTTTTCAAAGTTCTCTTGTACGCCGGTTATCAGAGTGATCAACTCATCTCCTCCGAAATGGCTGTAGTTTACAGTTATGCCTTGTGGCTCATAGGAAAACGCGATTTTAGAATTGACGACAATGCCCTTAGAAGAATCATAGCAAAGTGGTTCTTTATGTCTTCCTTGACTGGTAGATACAGCAGTTCGCCAGAAAGCCGAATGGAACAAGACTTAGCGCTGCTCAGGGGGAAAACTACACCACAAGAATTTGTGGACGTTTTGGAACAGCAAATCAACGCTGTACTAACATCAGACTACTGGAGATTCACATTACCAAACGAGTTAGAAACTTCAGCAGCCCAAAACACTGGACAATTCGCCTACTATGCAGCTCTTTGTTTACTTGACGCACCTGTACTTTATTCAAAGCTGAAAGTCGCTGACCTACTCAAGCCCGGTATCAACGCCAAGAGGAAAGCGATAGAGCGCCACCATCTATTTCCGCGTAAATACTTAGAAAGAACAGGCATAAGAGACCGAAGGCTGATTAACCAGGTTGCAAACTATGCTCTGGTAGAATGGGGTGACAATGATAAAATTTCTGACCTTCCACCAAAAGAGTACGCGCCCAAGTACGAGAGTGTCTTAACTGATGAGGAACTAGAGAGAATGTACGATTTGCATGCTCTTTGGAAAGGCTGGTACGAAACAGACTACATAGATTTCCTAAAGGAACGCAGAAAACGCATAGCAGCAATTGTAGAGAGAGGATTCCAAAGTTTGTAG